A single genomic interval of Helianthus annuus cultivar XRQ/B chromosome 6, HanXRQr2.0-SUNRISE, whole genome shotgun sequence harbors:
- the LOC110863930 gene encoding uncharacterized protein LOC110863930: MDKPSKMESKKDELRYHHFSHNHSLDYTKLHPHTDAVCSGCRQPIAPGKFYYRCKLCGFYLHQICFSMPENVTHPSDPNHNLTLETFPTPSKVPIRCKSCESPIKGFYYRCSKCTDYYHTLCLAAPLSMKTPLHRHSLNIEFKPVYDFQCDLCDKPSYSGWVYHCNLCEFDAHLSCVLTNKGSVLPPDDHPVTGLDRNQRQDELMELLTGSSNLPQNPDNSMQSFQLSEACFSIDFQNSLIGNSDGGKMQVGQGGIVGIPEEKRMYGGVDDSEAFEEESKRSEKSRGSSYGGRTSTSGRKSTSVSSGVIGAHIWTELEQATEKRNSNRDRGAELIDRRPSSSSRFMCCFNMGKIVS; encoded by the exons ATGGACAAACCATCAAAAATGGAGTCCAAGAAAGACGAGCTCCGGTACCACCATTTCAGCCACAACCATTCACTAGACTACACCAAATTACACCCGCACACGGACGCCGTATGTTCCGGCTGCAGACAACCCATAGCACCGGGTAAATTCTACTACAGGTGCAAATTATGCGGCTTTTACCTTCATCAAATATGCTTCAGTATGCCCGAAAATGTCACTCATCCATCCGACCCGAATCACAATCTCACCCTCGAAACGTTCCCTACACCTTCCAAAGTCCCCATTAGATGCAAAAGTTGCGAAAGCCCAATAAAGGGTTTTTACTACCGTTGTTCAAAATGTACAGATTATTACCATACTTTATGTTTAGCTGCCCCTTTGTCAATGAAAACCCCTTTGCATCGACACTCGCTTAATATCGAGTTTAAGCCAGTTTATGATTTCCAGTGTGATTTGTGTGATAAGCCCAGTTACAGTGGATGGGTGTACCATTGTAATTTATGTGAATTTGATGCTCATCTTTCATGTGTTCTTACTAACAAAGGTTCGGTGCTTCCGCCTGATGATCATCCAGTGACCGGTTTGGATCGTAACCAGCGACAAGATGAGTTGATGGAGTTGCTAACGGGGAGTTCGAATCTACCACAAAATCCAGATAATTCCATGCAAAGCTTTCAGCTCAGTGAAGCGTGTTTTTCGATAGATTTTCAGAACTCGTTGATCGGAAACAGCGATGGTGGTAAGATGCAGGTTGGTCAGGGGGGTATTGTTGGGATCCCGGAAGAGAAAAGAATGTATGGAGGTGTAGATGATAGTGAAGCTTTTGAAGAAGAATCTAAGAGGTCTGAGAAAAGTAGGGGTTCGAGTTACGGTGGTCGAACGTCGACTTCGGGTCGAAAGTCGACGTCGGTGTCCTCGGGTGTGATCGGAGCTCATATTTGGACGGAATTGGAACAAGCTACTGAGAAAAGGAATTCAAACAGAGATAGAGGAGCTGAATTGATTGAT AGGAGACCCAGTTCAAGCTCAAGGTTCATGTGCTGTTTCAACATGGGGAAGATTGTATCCTAA